TCGATAGTCAGCACCGCCGGAATGCGCGGGTTAATCGCCGTGGCATCGCCGCCCAGTTCGGTCGTGAGATCGCGCATGGCGGCAAAATCGGCCAGCGCCGGCAGGCAGGTGGTGTCGTGAAACATCAGACGATCGGGATAAAAGGCCACTTCGCCCTTCTCCGCCGACCCGGCAAGCATCTGCAAAAACGCGGGCAGCGCTCCCGGCGAACGCAGGGCCACGTTTTCCAGCAGCACGCGCAGGCAGAAAGGGATGGTCTGCAATCTCTCCAGCGGCAGCAGCCGGGTGAGATCCAGAAAATGGTAAGGCTGATTATCAATGATCAGCTCTGATTGGTTGAGGGTCAGGGTCGATGTCATAAAACCTTCCGTCACAGCAGTATTGTTATGTTCATGTGCGGATAACGTTGCCATGCCGGGGAGCGGGTGAAAATTGAACTCTTGATAAGATAGCGTTCTCGAAAGGAGAACGCTAAGGGAAATGTCTGTGTACGGTGGGAAAGTACTTTGGGAATGGCCTTGTGACATTAGCTCAAATCATGCAGTGCCTTATCCAGCGGCGGCGTTAAAAGGATGTCCTGAAACACAACATCCAGGCCCGCCCGCTCCGGAGTACAACACATTGCACCGATCCTGACCGGCCCCGGCGGAAAATAGCTCAGGCGTATTAAAGGCCACGTCTGTCCCTCCGTTGAATACTGCAGTCTCAGGCTGTCTCCTTTACGCGTGAGCCTGAGCCAGAACGCTCGCGCATCACCGGGAAAAATTCCTGTAGCCCAGTCGGAATGGCCGAGCGTCAGCACGCTGCCAATGGCGGGCGCGCCGTCGTTATATTCTATCCCCGCTTTTAACCAGTGCTGTTCATCACCTATCATCATCAATCCGGCCTGATCGTACAGCGTGGTAAAGTCTGCGCAGATTTTGAGCTGGAAAGTAAAATCGCCCTCAGCCTCAGTGGCAAAGACATGACCGGAAAAGCGTTCAAACCCGTACCAGGTTTCGCGCCAGAAATCAGTTTTGTCATCGGTGGTGACCTGTAGAGTGCCGTTCTGGCACTGCCACTTTGCGGGCTCATTTATCCAGGCGAACGATTTAAACATAACAGCTCCAAAATGGGTTTACGGCTGACCGCAAAGGATAGGTTGTAAAGTAGTATACGTTTTTCAGCAGTACACACTCTGGATACTCAATGTCATTACAAGCAACCTGGCATGAACAGCCTGCGCCCGGTGATGAAACAGAAGGTGTTTCGATCATCGACGTCAATCCTTTTGGCCCTAATGGAGAAAAGGATCGGCGACTGCTCGTCAGTAACGACGGTGAGCCCCTTCTGATTTTACAGTTATATATACGTGCAGATGAGGATGGCTGGCTTATTTCCAGCGCCTTTTCTGGTTTTCTCCTGAATGAATCCCACGTGGCTATCATTTGTGGCGACCACTTTCATGTTTTTGAGATGGCCACACATACGTTCAGAAGCTATCCACTGGGTGATTACGTTGGCCATCTTTACTCAGTTCCTGACATCCATTCTGACAGACTACAGGATCGGGTTCTGGTCGCCACTTACTGCCACGTTTTTCTGATGGATATTGCTGCGGGCATTCTCTGGAAATCCGGGCAGTGCGCCATCGATGGCGTGATCGTTACATCCATAGAGAATGATACGGTGCTTGGTGAGGGGGAATGGGACCCGCCGGGAGGCTGGGAATCTTTTAAGCTCGATCTCAAAACGGGTATCCTGATTTGAAGAAGGGCTCACCCTCAGGGTAATAGCCCGGCAGCATTCAGGTTCGAATGGGGACACGTTCAGCGAGTTTCTTTTGCAGAATAATCACCATAACGGGGAAGCCTGCGGCGGAAATGGCACATACCGCCAGCAACCTGTTTATATTTTCTGGTGCCATACCCTGATCGGGTATCAGAAAAGAGGACAGGAAAAAGGCGACGGTGGTAACCAGATACATTATCGATGTCTGTAGTGAAGAAAATCCGGCTCGTTGCCTGTCATCAGGAAACTGAATCGTCAACGCCGAAGATACAACCAGACGGCTGTAAGAGGCACCGAGAAATAACGTTATAAATAACACCGCATGCTGATAGCCGAGAGCCGGGATTAACAAACTGAGTATAAAGACGAGGGTCGAAGCTGTTGCCAGTCGCAAAGCAGAATAACGCGAGGTTAAGACGCCGGTCATTTTTGTCGCCAGGTAACCTGCAACACCCCCGCCGAAGAACAGCCAGGGCAACAGCTCATGTGATGCGCTTAACTGCTGAGTCAATAATGGCACCAGAACCGGAACGATCAGCATTGGACTAAACTGCACAAGCGCATTACCGGAGGCGAACAGTAAAGTATCCACATCAACAGACTGCGTGCGGAGAGTGTCAACAGCGTCGGAAGTCTGGGGTATGATGAATACAATAAGCGGCAATGCCAGTAAACAAAGTGTACTTATTAACCACAAAGCGACATGCCAGCCGTAATAGGTGCACAAAAATAATAGCGTGGGCATGCCCGCAATACTTACCATCGAAAATGACGCAATCACCGTCGCTAACATTTTTCCGCGCAGGTTAGTCGGCGCATGGTTTATTAATATACTGATACCCACCCCCATTGTCGTACCGCCAACAAGCCCTGCGCAAAAGCGTAATGTCAGCAGAAGACTAAAACTGGAAATAAAGGTTGTTATAAGTGTCAGCAGCCCTAACAGGGCCATATTGGCGATTAAAAAACGTTTCTTATTGAAACGACCAATCCAGTAAAAAGCGATGACGCCCGAAATAACTGCGCCCGCTGTGTACATACCGGATGCATAGCCTGAGTATGATACGGGAACTGCGAAATCTGCTGCCATAAAAGCAAAAACAGGATTGAACATCATATATTCCAGCGCATTAGTGAACTGGATAAAAGCCATGACAACGGCTATTCGTATGAGTGCTTTGTGATTGTTTTGTAGCATAGCAAGTGTCCTCTGGAAGAATAAGACCCGAGTTTAACTGCTATCAATGGTGTTGATTACATGGTAGAAATGGCACTTATTGTTATCATAAATGGGATAATCAATGCGTCCTGCTCTTGATTCTACTACCCTGAAAGTGTTCATTGCTGTGGTCGAAAGAGAAAGCTTTGTTGGGGCATCGAAACTCCTTGAAATGCCGACATCAAACGTGAGTCGTTGTATTTCTCAGTTAGAAGAAAAGCTGAATCTTCAGCTCATTGAGCGCAGTACGCGACATATGAAACTCACCCAGGCGGGGTACCTGCTCTATTCCCGGGCGAAGCCAATCATGGAGTCGCTTGAGCAAACTGAGACAGAATTAACGTTACGGCAGATGCAGCTGAAGGGCCCGTTACGACTCTGTATTCCCAATGAAATAGGCCCTGCGCTGCTGGGTTCAATTATTGCCGATTTCGCCTGTCAGTATCCGGAACTGGAAATTAGCTGTATCACCAATTTGTCAGGATTCGAATCCCTGCGGGACGATCTGGATTTAGCGATCATTATTACCCGAGGTCAGATGGAAGACAGTGATTACATAGCCCGCCATCTGGTCACCATCCCCTGCACCATTGTTGCAGCCCCCTCGGTTAT
This DNA window, taken from Leclercia adecarboxylata, encodes the following:
- a CDS encoding DUF1349 domain-containing protein, producing MFKSFAWINEPAKWQCQNGTLQVTTDDKTDFWRETWYGFERFSGHVFATEAEGDFTFQLKICADFTTLYDQAGLMMIGDEQHWLKAGIEYNDGAPAIGSVLTLGHSDWATGIFPGDARAFWLRLTRKGDSLRLQYSTEGQTWPLIRLSYFPPGPVRIGAMCCTPERAGLDVVFQDILLTPPLDKALHDLS
- a CDS encoding MFS transporter — its product is MLQNNHKALIRIAVVMAFIQFTNALEYMMFNPVFAFMAADFAVPVSYSGYASGMYTAGAVISGVIAFYWIGRFNKKRFLIANMALLGLLTLITTFISSFSLLLTLRFCAGLVGGTTMGVGISILINHAPTNLRGKMLATVIASFSMVSIAGMPTLLFLCTYYGWHVALWLISTLCLLALPLIVFIIPQTSDAVDTLRTQSVDVDTLLFASGNALVQFSPMLIVPVLVPLLTQQLSASHELLPWLFFGGGVAGYLATKMTGVLTSRYSALRLATASTLVFILSLLIPALGYQHAVLFITLFLGASYSRLVVSSALTIQFPDDRQRAGFSSLQTSIMYLVTTVAFFLSSFLIPDQGMAPENINRLLAVCAISAAGFPVMVIILQKKLAERVPIRT
- a CDS encoding LysR family transcriptional regulator — protein: MRPALDSTTLKVFIAVVERESFVGASKLLEMPTSNVSRCISQLEEKLNLQLIERSTRHMKLTQAGYLLYSRAKPIMESLEQTETELTLRQMQLKGPLRLCIPNEIGPALLGSIIADFACQYPELEISCITNLSGFESLRDDLDLAIIITRGQMEDSDYIARHLVTIPCTIVAAPSVIQRYGTPSHIQQFEDLPCITTVSALKGAPWQFVNKKGGFETIKVKGHYRVNSGEMAGRAALAGVGFAILSKQACQPYINDGRLIEVEFEQSAAPLQLFSVYSDRRYLPAKIRALIDFMHQELSSAALAI